The Brassica napus cultivar Da-Ae chromosome C7, Da-Ae, whole genome shotgun sequence genome has a segment encoding these proteins:
- the LOC106413284 gene encoding cytochrome P450 705A22-like, translating to MAATFIVHFENGFIFIIICLFSFLCYYFFFKKPNDSQGCDLPPSPPSLPIIGHLHLLLSLLVHKSLHKLSSKYGPILYLRVLIVPILLVSSASIAYEIFRAQDMNVSTRNLPTNEGSLFFGSSGLATAPYGDYWKFIKSSSPQSSSDLRPSRDKATKKESVEIAEEAMKLISNNMCKMLMGKSDHAEKVRGYNKVLEKSLVEYEEDHNQSCEMLDVLLEACQAEYKITRNHIKALFVDLFAANTDTSTNTIQWTMAKILERLREEIDSVVEKTRLIQETDLPNIPYLQAVVKEGLRLHPDSETERRQRDVTEMEDTRSGEELAVTPSSAIPQSANVQRLLDEVEWLRLGYEMVARNDRATMERFDSVAKQFDSVEKKIDKIGTKSNTRFESLEKRMSTITEILT from the exons ATGGCAGCAACTTTCATTGTTCACTTTGAAAACGGTTTCATCTTTATCATCATTTGCCTCTTTTCATTTCTCTGTTACTATTTCTTCTTCAAGAAACCAAATGACTCACAAGGATGTGATCTGCCTCCCAGCCCTCCCTCGCTTCCAATCATCGGCCATCTGCACCTTCTCCTCTCTCTTCTAGTCCACAAATCTTTACATAAACTCTCCTCCAAGTACGGACCTATCCTCTATCTTCGTGTCTTAATCGTTCCCATACTCCTTGTCTCCTCTGCCTCAATAGCCTATGAGATCTTTAGGGCGCAAGACATGAACGTTTCAACTCGCAACCTCCCTACGAACGAAGGGTCTCTTTTCTTTGGATCTTCCGGCCTCGCTACCGCTCCTTACGGAGATTACTGGAAATTCATAAAAAGCTCATCACCACAAAGCTCCTCGGACCTCAGGCCCTCGAGAG ACAAGGCAACGAAGAAGGAGAGCGTTGAGATCGCTGAGGAAGCTATGAAGCTAATAAGCAACAACATGTGCAAGATGCTTATGGGAAAGAGTGATCATGCAGAGAAAGTGAGGGG GTACAACAAGGTGTTGGAGAAGAGTCTTGTGGAATATGAGGAGGACCATAACCAAAGCTGTGAGATGTTGGACGTACTATTGGAAGCTTGTCAAG CAGAGTATAAGATCACTAGGAACCATATCAAGGCTTTGTTCGTg GATCTTTTCGCTGCAAATACTGACACGTCAACGAACACTATACAATGGACAATGGCAAAGATTTTAGAGAGATTGAGAGAAGAAATAGATTCGGTTGTAGAGAAAACAAGGTTGATTCAGGAAACAGATCTACCCAACATTCCGTATTTGCAAGCTGTCGTCAAGGAAGGACTGAGATTGCACCCTGATAG TGAAACTGAACGGAGGCAACGCGACGTTACAGAGATGGAAGATACGAGAAGCGGTGAGGAGTTAGCGGTGACACCGAGCTCAGCAATACCACAATCAGCAAATGTACAACGACTTCTCGACGAGGTGGAGTGGTTACGACTAGGTTACGAGATGGTGGCTCGAAACGATCGAGCGACGATGGAGAGATTCGATTCGGTGGCGAAGCAGTTCGATTCAGTTGAGAAGAAGATTGACAAGATCGGAACGAAATCAAACACCAGATTCGAATCTTTGGAGAAGCGAATGTCGACGATAACAGAAATTCTAACTTGA